One segment of Halomonas sp. TD01 DNA contains the following:
- a CDS encoding zinc-dependent alcohol dehydrogenase — translation MLPPDTATAFWVTRPMYGELKQEPLASPAENEVRVRALYSGVSRGTESLVFNARVPESEYSRMRAPFQAGEFPTPVKYGYCSIGYVEQGPDYLFDKTVFCLYPHQDYYVVPVGAVLPLPDDVPAYRAVLTANMETAINGVWDANPMLGERVCVVGAGVVGALVAYLCAQIPGVEVHLVDINPEREALAAHLGIPFCTPEQAPTDQDCVIHASGQPDGLRLAMGLLGNEGRVIEMSWFGEGDVSLPLGGAFHSQRLTLSASQVGQLPAKLQPRWNYRRRLALALRLLTDQRLDALISGESDFADFPTLAPALFGPGSTALCHRIRYPLPA, via the coding sequence ATGTTACCGCCTGATACCGCTACGGCTTTTTGGGTGACTCGCCCTATGTATGGTGAGCTAAAGCAGGAGCCACTAGCGTCACCCGCTGAAAATGAGGTGCGGGTTCGTGCCCTTTACAGCGGTGTTAGCCGCGGGACTGAATCGCTCGTATTTAATGCGCGGGTGCCGGAAAGTGAATATTCGCGTATGCGTGCCCCCTTTCAAGCAGGGGAGTTTCCTACTCCTGTGAAATATGGCTACTGCAGCATTGGCTATGTGGAGCAAGGGCCAGATTATTTATTCGATAAAACCGTCTTTTGCCTTTACCCCCATCAGGACTACTACGTCGTGCCTGTCGGCGCTGTTTTGCCGCTTCCCGACGACGTACCCGCTTACCGTGCCGTGTTAACCGCCAATATGGAAACTGCCATTAACGGCGTGTGGGATGCTAACCCCATGCTTGGCGAACGTGTGTGTGTGGTGGGGGCTGGCGTTGTCGGTGCGCTGGTGGCGTATCTATGTGCGCAAATTCCTGGTGTGGAAGTCCATCTGGTCGACATTAACCCTGAGCGAGAAGCTCTGGCAGCGCATTTAGGTATTCCTTTCTGTACGCCAGAACAGGCCCCCACGGACCAAGACTGCGTGATTCATGCTAGCGGCCAGCCAGATGGCCTGAGGCTGGCTATGGGCTTGTTGGGCAATGAAGGCCGCGTGATTGAAATGAGCTGGTTTGGCGAAGGCGACGTGTCGCTGCCGCTCGGTGGCGCTTTTCACTCCCAGCGTTTAACGCTTAGCGCCAGCCAGGTTGGGCAACTGCCTGCCAAGTTACAGCCGCGCTGGAATTATCGCCGCCGTTTAGCGCTCGCTTTACGCTTACTCACCGACCAGCGATTAGATGCACTGATCAGCGGTGAGAGCGATTTTGCCGATTTTCCAACGCTGGCACCTGCTCTGTTTGGGCCAGGTAGCACAGCGCTTTGTCATCGAATTCGTTATCCATTGCCCGCTTAA
- a CDS encoding CDP-alcohol phosphatidyltransferase family protein has protein sequence MSSFSNTSSVSLPKRVYTLAEIALASLLLVGLGAMLPGLVASAANWWLAAGFYVVMGALVVSFWPHGPLGWANRVTLGRGVLVAIVAGALAANAFTNAIWLWLAVAVIALLLDGVDGWIARRTKTHTPFGARFDMELDAVLILILCIGLLQSEHLGAWVLLIGGMRYLFIAASWPFPWLKAPLFDSFRRKAVCVWQVVALLLALTPLTSPLAASLLALSALVTLSYSFGFDVWWLFKQHH, from the coding sequence ATGTCCTCTTTCTCCAACACCTCCAGCGTCTCTTTGCCCAAGCGTGTCTACACCTTGGCTGAGATAGCGTTGGCTAGCTTATTGCTAGTAGGCTTGGGCGCAATGCTGCCGGGATTAGTCGCCAGCGCTGCAAACTGGTGGTTGGCAGCTGGCTTCTACGTCGTGATGGGCGCACTGGTGGTAAGTTTTTGGCCCCATGGCCCGCTCGGTTGGGCAAACCGAGTAACGCTTGGGCGCGGCGTACTCGTCGCCATCGTGGCAGGGGCGCTGGCAGCGAATGCTTTTACCAACGCGATTTGGCTATGGCTAGCGGTCGCTGTTATCGCGCTGTTACTGGACGGTGTGGATGGCTGGATTGCCAGACGCACAAAGACTCATACCCCGTTCGGGGCGCGCTTTGATATGGAACTGGATGCGGTATTAATCCTGATACTTTGTATAGGCTTATTGCAGAGCGAACATCTAGGCGCTTGGGTACTACTCATTGGCGGCATGCGTTATTTGTTCATCGCCGCCAGCTGGCCTTTTCCGTGGTTAAAAGCACCGCTCTTTGACAGCTTCCGCCGTAAAGCAGTGTGCGTGTGGCAGGTCGTCGCATTGCTGCTGGCGTTAACGCCACTCACCTCTCCTCTTGCTGCCAGCCTGCTCGCACTGAGTGCGTTAGTCACACTCAGCTACTCATTTGGCTTCGATGTGTGGTGGCTGTTTAAGCAGCACCATTAA
- a CDS encoding sodium:solute symporter family protein, translating into MNEENFYQFSTLTVIALLLAFYGGTYLLTLLIKKKKENTDAFMVSNHQIGFGLGAASMTATWIWAASFYGAATSGYTYGISGPLHYGLWGALMILFIYPFGRRFRKLAPNAHTLGELIHARHGASSQLILASSNILGSIISLMVNFTASGALVSVLSPLSFQAGVVIAGVGVLSYTLWSGFRASVLTDFAQLMAMMAVAILIIPAVMFALGGPQTLSDGMSLLTPEQANLFSMDAILNQGAPFFVAVLAYAIGNQTISQRLFAVREDHIKPTFITATIGYGAIVIGLGMIGLMALMTGMEPIGGDMNNLIPQMVSMYLSPVFIGLFFILVIGSLSSTADSDLSAMSAIVMADVYGKNIAKNKPDPTKKLFIGRLTMIVATLIGVILASFSMDILIMLVFVGALWGAIVFPVIASCFWDRVTNTAFTSAVIAGLVMFCIARFELVPMVSVVAGLFELLAAVGGGVVLGLMAFGFCGRRGGVIVGALSAIVLAYFSIGFLREYTVLLASLMAYGVSTLVCVAVSLMSSSKFDFSQIDQKVINYDPAKPAAQR; encoded by the coding sequence ATGAACGAAGAAAATTTCTATCAATTCTCGACACTAACGGTGATCGCCTTACTGTTGGCCTTTTACGGCGGCACGTACCTACTGACGTTACTGATCAAAAAGAAAAAGGAAAATACCGACGCCTTCATGGTGTCCAATCATCAGATTGGCTTTGGTCTGGGCGCAGCCAGTATGACCGCTACCTGGATCTGGGCAGCTTCATTCTACGGTGCCGCCACCTCGGGTTATACCTACGGCATTTCTGGCCCTTTACATTACGGGCTATGGGGCGCACTGATGATTCTGTTCATCTACCCCTTTGGGCGTCGTTTTCGCAAACTGGCCCCGAACGCACACACCCTGGGAGAACTTATCCATGCTCGCCATGGCGCTTCAAGTCAGCTAATCCTGGCCTCCTCCAACATTCTGGGCAGCATTATCAGCTTGATGGTTAACTTCACAGCGTCTGGTGCGCTGGTCTCGGTACTCTCACCACTGTCTTTCCAGGCGGGCGTCGTGATCGCGGGGGTCGGGGTGCTCTCTTATACGCTGTGGTCGGGTTTCCGCGCGTCGGTACTCACCGACTTTGCCCAACTGATGGCAATGATGGCTGTCGCCATTCTAATTATTCCAGCGGTGATGTTTGCCCTCGGCGGCCCACAGACACTATCGGATGGCATGAGCCTACTCACCCCAGAGCAGGCAAATCTGTTCTCGATGGATGCAATTCTCAATCAAGGCGCACCTTTCTTTGTTGCGGTGCTCGCCTACGCGATTGGCAACCAAACCATCTCCCAGCGGCTATTCGCTGTGCGTGAAGACCATATCAAACCGACCTTTATCACCGCGACCATTGGTTACGGTGCGATTGTTATTGGCCTAGGCATGATTGGCTTAATGGCACTAATGACCGGTATGGAGCCCATCGGTGGTGACATGAACAACCTGATCCCGCAAATGGTGTCGATGTACCTCTCGCCGGTATTTATCGGACTATTCTTTATTCTAGTAATTGGCTCGCTCTCCTCTACCGCTGACTCAGACCTTTCCGCTATGTCCGCGATTGTGATGGCCGATGTGTATGGTAAAAACATCGCTAAAAACAAACCTGACCCGACCAAAAAGCTATTTATTGGTAGGTTGACGATGATTGTCGCAACACTGATCGGGGTGATTCTCGCCAGTTTCTCGATGGATATTCTGATTATGCTGGTCTTCGTTGGCGCACTTTGGGGGGCTATTGTGTTCCCGGTCATCGCCAGCTGTTTCTGGGATCGAGTCACCAACACGGCGTTTACCTCGGCTGTAATTGCAGGCCTAGTGATGTTCTGCATCGCACGCTTCGAATTAGTGCCTATGGTCAGTGTGGTCGCGGGGCTGTTTGAGCTACTCGCCGCCGTGGGCGGTGGCGTGGTGCTCGGCCTGATGGCATTTGGCTTCTGCGGGCGTAGGGGCGGTGTGATCGTCGGCGCGCTCAGCGCCATTGTACTGGCCTACTTCAGCATTGGCTTCCTACGTGAGTACACAGTACTGCTAGCCTCATTAATGGCCTACGGCGTTAGCACCCTTGTTTGCGTAGCAGTCAGCCTGATGAGTTCGAGCAAGTTCGACTTCTCGCAGATCGATCAGAAAGTGATCAACTACGACCCAGCCAAGCCTGCCGCTCAACGGTAA
- a CDS encoding putative transporter small subunit: MQTFILALYVLIWPLISLAIFAVIGIATIKDIRVAKREKRELV, translated from the coding sequence ATGCAAACTTTTATATTGGCGTTATATGTCCTTATCTGGCCGTTGATCTCACTGGCTATTTTCGCGGTTATCGGCATTGCCACCATCAAAGACATACGCGTTGCCAAGCGCGAGAAACGCGAGCTGGTGTAA
- a CDS encoding aldo/keto reductase: MQTIELGGDSVPRIGQGTWHMGEDAGQRQAEIKALREGLELGMTLIDTAEMYAEGGAEEIVGQAIRGRRDQVYLVSKVYPHNASTQGVQAACERSLRRLGTDTIDLYLLHWRGQYPLSETVEAFERLREQGKILRWGVSNFDVDDLAELDAPACATNQVLYNPEARGIEYDLLPRQAQHNMPLMAYCPIGQGGALLRNATLQRIADKHSATPAQIALAWALRHPGVIAIPKAVSLDHLKQNANADSIRLDEDDLAQIDAAYAPPVRKQGLMMV, translated from the coding sequence ATGCAGACGATTGAGCTAGGCGGAGACAGCGTACCCCGTATCGGCCAGGGCACCTGGCATATGGGCGAGGATGCCGGGCAGCGCCAAGCTGAAATCAAGGCGCTGCGTGAAGGCCTGGAACTGGGCATGACACTGATTGATACCGCTGAGATGTATGCCGAGGGCGGCGCTGAAGAAATTGTTGGCCAAGCGATTCGTGGCCGGCGCGATCAGGTGTATCTAGTCAGCAAGGTTTACCCGCACAACGCCAGCACCCAGGGTGTTCAAGCTGCCTGCGAGCGCAGCCTACGCCGATTGGGCACCGACACGATTGATCTCTACCTGCTGCACTGGCGCGGACAGTACCCGTTAAGCGAAACCGTGGAAGCGTTTGAGCGGCTGCGCGAGCAAGGCAAGATTCTGCGTTGGGGCGTATCGAACTTTGACGTTGACGACCTAGCGGAGCTAGACGCGCCCGCGTGCGCCACCAACCAGGTGCTCTATAACCCCGAAGCACGCGGCATTGAATACGATCTGCTGCCCCGGCAGGCTCAACACAACATGCCGCTGATGGCTTACTGCCCCATTGGTCAAGGCGGCGCGCTGCTGCGTAACGCTACCCTGCAACGCATCGCCGACAAACACAGCGCCACCCCCGCGCAAATCGCCCTTGCCTGGGCGCTGCGCCACCCCGGTGTGATTGCCATCCCGAAAGCTGTGAGCCTGGACCACCTCAAACAGAACGCCAACGCAGATAGCATCCGGCTCGACGAAGACGATTTGGCACAGATAGACGCCGCTTACGCGCCACCAGTACGTAAACAGGGTTTAATGATGGTGTGA
- a CDS encoding Txe/YoeB family addiction module toxin, which yields MTWTLVYTKQAQKDAEKLASSGLKPKAQELLALIAEDPYRKPPPFEKLIGDLTGAYSRRINIQHRLVYQVLEDEQVVKVLRLWSHYE from the coding sequence GTGACATGGACGTTGGTTTACACCAAACAAGCCCAGAAGGACGCAGAGAAGCTGGCTTCAAGCGGCCTCAAGCCAAAAGCCCAAGAGTTGTTGGCCCTAATTGCAGAAGATCCGTACCGCAAGCCACCCCCGTTTGAGAAGCTCATTGGTGATCTTACGGGCGCCTATTCACGCCGCATTAATATTCAGCATCGTTTGGTCTACCAGGTGCTAGAAGACGAACAAGTAGTGAAAGTCCTCAGGCTATGGAGCCACTACGAATAA
- a CDS encoding type II toxin-antitoxin system Phd/YefM family antitoxin: MTGITATEARSNLYRLIDETAESHQPIVIMGKRNKAVLVSEEDWSAIQETLYLLSVPGMRESIREGMDTSVDECDEELDW, encoded by the coding sequence ATGACCGGGATCACAGCAACGGAGGCGCGTAGCAACCTTTATCGGTTGATTGACGAGACCGCCGAGTCCCACCAACCCATCGTCATCATGGGTAAGCGGAACAAAGCCGTCCTGGTTTCCGAGGAAGACTGGTCCGCCATTCAGGAAACGCTTTACCTGCTCTCCGTACCGGGTATGCGGGAGTCTATTCGTGAGGGAATGGATACCTCCGTGGATGAGTGCGATGAGGAGCTGGACTGGTGA
- a CDS encoding IS30 family transposase, with product MSYLELSIEERASIQVGQAQGMSLRHIAQLLGRAPSTISREIRRNQMAQNGYCARYAQRQREKRREVCRPARKLLPGTERFDLIVHMLRRRLSPEQISGKLKTMKLPDLRDAYVCRETIYTAIYALPVGHLRKELIHCLRQGKTTRKPRRGEVDRRGQIPDMVSIHLRPPEVSKREMPGHWEGDLIKGKNNASAVGTLVELSSGYLILAKMDDATATSAVAGFSAALNRMPTTARKSMTYDQGREMAQHAKITQETGVAIYFCDPHSPWQRGANENINGLIRQYLPKGTDLSVHSQEELDAIAFELNMRPRKRFGFKCPIEVMSELMAKYHESPSTIQ from the coding sequence ATGTCTTACCTCGAACTCAGTATTGAAGAACGTGCCAGCATCCAAGTGGGTCAAGCCCAAGGGATGAGCCTTCGGCATATTGCCCAGCTCCTGGGGCGAGCTCCTTCAACCATCTCTCGTGAAATACGCCGTAACCAAATGGCCCAGAACGGTTACTGCGCCCGGTACGCCCAACGTCAGCGAGAAAAGCGTCGAGAGGTCTGTCGTCCTGCGCGTAAGCTTTTGCCAGGCACCGAGCGGTTTGATCTCATCGTGCATATGTTGCGGCGACGCTTGTCTCCCGAACAAATTAGCGGCAAGCTCAAGACGATGAAACTACCTGATTTGCGCGATGCCTACGTCTGCCGAGAGACCATCTACACGGCCATTTATGCCTTGCCTGTTGGCCACCTTCGCAAGGAACTGATTCACTGCTTGCGACAAGGTAAAACCACACGCAAGCCTCGCCGTGGCGAAGTGGATCGACGTGGCCAGATCCCTGACATGGTCAGCATTCACTTACGTCCGCCCGAGGTCAGTAAGCGTGAAATGCCCGGCCACTGGGAAGGCGATCTGATCAAAGGTAAGAATAACGCGTCCGCGGTAGGCACCTTGGTAGAGCTTAGTAGTGGCTATCTGATCCTCGCAAAAATGGACGACGCCACCGCCACCTCCGCCGTAGCAGGCTTTAGTGCTGCTCTGAATCGAATGCCGACCACCGCTCGAAAAAGCATGACCTATGATCAGGGGCGTGAAATGGCACAACATGCAAAAATCACTCAAGAAACCGGCGTTGCGATTTACTTTTGCGATCCCCATAGCCCCTGGCAACGTGGGGCCAATGAGAATATCAATGGCCTTATCCGTCAATATTTACCGAAAGGAACGGACCTTTCAGTACATAGCCAGGAAGAGCTGGACGCCATTGCCTTTGAGCTGAATATGCGACCTCGAAAACGCTTTGGATTTAAATGTCCGATAGAAGTGATGAGCGAGCTGATGGCCAAGTACCATGAAAGCCCATCAACCATCCAATGA
- a CDS encoding GNAT family N-acetyltransferase yields the protein MVSNLDLALLANHPELLPALREMFECGWPEYYGARGRGNAEEDLLAYSNHNKLPIGVVAMQDGSALGIAVLKAKCVTTHDHLTPWIGGGMVLPQYRRRGIGATLTVKLESIARKLGYKKIYSGTSTANSLLERSGWSYIETVLYGGDNVSIYEKAL from the coding sequence ATGGTGAGTAATTTAGACTTGGCTCTTCTAGCCAATCACCCCGAACTACTGCCAGCACTTCGAGAAATGTTTGAGTGTGGATGGCCGGAGTATTACGGTGCGCGGGGCAGGGGAAACGCAGAAGAAGACCTGCTGGCATATTCTAATCACAATAAACTTCCTATTGGGGTTGTTGCGATGCAGGATGGTTCTGCTCTTGGTATCGCGGTATTGAAGGCTAAATGTGTTACTACACATGACCACCTCACCCCTTGGATTGGTGGCGGCATGGTACTCCCCCAGTACCGGCGTCGTGGAATTGGCGCAACATTGACTGTTAAGCTTGAAAGCATCGCACGCAAGCTGGGGTACAAAAAAATCTACTCCGGCACAAGCACAGCAAATAGCCTTCTGGAGCGAAGTGGCTGGTCGTATATCGAAACCGTGCTTTACGGAGGGGATAACGTATCCATCTATGAAAAAGCGCTCTAA
- a CDS encoding transposase produces MPRFKAYNYDQNAMVVINYQDQLQPGTFEHAVNYLIEHKLDLSVFHKQIRQVPSERCQSIGIFYYREQTLTQLHWLDEAPSR; encoded by the coding sequence ATGCCGCGCTTCAAGGCTTATAACTATGATCAAAACGCCATGGTGGTGATCAACTACCAAGATCAGCTCCAGCCGGGCACCTTTGAACACGCTGTGAACTACCTGATAGAACACAAACTCGACTTGTCAGTTTTCCATAAGCAAATACGGCAAGTGCCATCGGAACGGTGCCAGTCGATAGGTATCTTTTATTATCGAGAACAAACGCTTACCCAATTACACTGGCTGGATGAAGCACCGAGTCGATAG
- a CDS encoding reverse transcriptase domain-containing protein, whose translation MSATKSYTIDKWSVYNAYKAVKTNAVAAGVDRQSLAEFEADLRSNLYKIWNRMSSGTYFPPAVKAVAIPKKSSRERILGIPTVADRVAQMVVKREIEPVIEACFAPDSYGYRPGKSALNAVGITRERCWRYYFRHQRPV comes from the coding sequence ATGAGTGCAACAAAGTCATACACCATTGATAAGTGGTCAGTGTACAACGCCTATAAGGCAGTGAAGACCAATGCGGTCGCTGCGGGTGTGGATAGGCAGTCACTTGCGGAGTTCGAGGCAGATCTGAGGAGTAATCTGTACAAGATCTGGAATCGGATGTCGTCAGGGACTTACTTCCCACCGGCTGTTAAAGCTGTGGCCATCCCTAAAAAGAGTAGTAGGGAGCGCATTTTGGGCATTCCCACCGTCGCTGATCGCGTGGCTCAAATGGTGGTCAAACGGGAGATTGAACCTGTTATCGAAGCCTGTTTCGCTCCGGACTCCTACGGCTACCGGCCCGGAAAATCGGCGCTGAATGCTGTAGGTATCACGCGTGAGCGATGTTGGCGATACTATTTTCGACATCAAAGGCCTGTTTGA
- a CDS encoding IS3 family transposase (programmed frameshift), producing MKKRFSEEQIIGFLGEAEAGLPIKELCRRHGFSEASYYLWRSKFGGMSVPDAKRLKELEAENGRLKKLLAESLLEMEVTREALRKKLVSAPARRDVVRFMVSRGLSERRALRVMRMSASALRYQPAPDRNETLRERIVALAHRHRRYGAGMIYLKLRQAGEQVNHKRVERLYAAARLQVKRRKRKKIPLSERKPLGRPGAANQVWSMDFVFDRTAEGRVIKNLTIVDDATHEAVAIVPDRAIDGLSLTRILDHLVLQRGLPSALRTDNGKEFCGRAMLTWAHQRGVALFLIEPGKPNQNAYIESFNGRFRDECLNEHWFTSLHHARVIIEAWRREYNEERPKKGLGGLTPSAYAEQLVLKHDKVTSDSKPGCY from the exons ATGAAGAAGCGTTTCAGCGAAGAACAGATCATTGGCTTCTTGGGCGAAGCGGAGGCGGGACTCCCCATCAAGGAGCTATGTCGTCGGCACGGTTTCTCGGAAGCAAGTTATTACCTTTGGCGCAGCAAGTTTGGCGGCATGAGCGTCCCCGATGCCAAGCGACTGAAAGAGCTTGAAGCCGAAAATGGACGCCTGAAAAAGCTGCTCGCGGAGTCGCTATTGGAGATGGAGGTCACTCGCGAGGCGCTGAGAAAAAAGT TGGTGAGCGCCCCGGCACGTCGAGACGTGGTGCGTTTTATGGTGTCACGTGGCCTGAGTGAGCGCCGAGCGCTCCGTGTCATGCGTATGAGTGCCAGTGCATTGCGCTACCAACCGGCTCCTGACCGCAATGAGACATTACGTGAACGCATTGTTGCCTTGGCACACCGACATCGTCGTTACGGCGCGGGCATGATCTACCTGAAGCTGCGTCAAGCCGGTGAACAGGTCAATCACAAGCGCGTCGAACGCCTCTACGCGGCGGCTCGGTTGCAGGTAAAGCGACGCAAGCGTAAGAAGATTCCCCTGTCTGAACGCAAGCCCCTGGGCCGCCCTGGCGCTGCCAATCAGGTCTGGTCAATGGATTTTGTGTTTGACCGCACGGCGGAAGGGAGAGTGATCAAGAACCTCACTATTGTCGATGACGCCACCCATGAAGCCGTGGCTATCGTGCCTGACCGTGCCATTGACGGGCTGTCGTTAACACGGATTCTGGATCATCTAGTGCTACAACGTGGCCTTCCAAGTGCCCTTCGTACGGATAATGGGAAGGAGTTCTGCGGACGCGCCATGCTGACGTGGGCTCATCAACGTGGTGTTGCCCTGTTTTTAATCGAACCTGGAAAGCCCAATCAAAACGCCTACATCGAATCGTTCAACGGGCGTTTTAGAGACGAATGTCTAAATGAGCACTGGTTCACCAGCCTGCATCACGCGAGAGTCATCATCGAGGCGTGGCGACGGGAATACAACGAGGAAAGACCGAAGAAAGGACTGGGAGGATTAACGCCTTCCGCCTATGCCGAGCAACTGGTTTTAAAACACGATAAAGTAACGTCAGACTCTAAACCCGGGTGCTACTGA
- a CDS encoding YfbU family protein: protein MKISDGEKLIVLMLSELYEKMGIEGEIEPEFIKSAIFRDHLWGIPWKYSGIPFEDQETPEIVKEVVDILDMWSFIERGYQELSDEEKAQLETDAAPFGKEPKFRGFDGNNEAEYMSVASFLINDLDRFQEFKGRSMNSHMPSVETYERMLHTFESKRQNLISGPLNLVELSKILKEMTHPENR from the coding sequence GTGAAGATTTCAGATGGCGAAAAATTAATAGTCCTTATGTTAAGTGAGCTTTACGAAAAAATGGGCATAGAGGGCGAAATAGAGCCAGAGTTTATCAAGTCAGCAATATTTAGAGATCACTTATGGGGTATTCCATGGAAGTACTCAGGAATTCCATTTGAAGATCAAGAAACGCCTGAAATAGTGAAAGAGGTAGTAGATATTCTCGATATGTGGAGCTTCATCGAAAGAGGATATCAGGAGCTGTCTGATGAGGAGAAAGCACAGTTAGAGACTGATGCTGCCCCATTTGGAAAAGAGCCGAAGTTTCGAGGCTTCGACGGGAATAATGAAGCAGAATACATGAGCGTTGCCAGCTTTTTGATCAACGATCTCGATAGATTTCAAGAGTTCAAGGGTCGTAGCATGAATTCACATATGCCCTCAGTGGAAACATACGAACGCATGCTGCATACCTTTGAATCTAAACGCCAAAATTTAATATCCGGGCCACTCAACCTTGTTGAACTTTCTAAAATTCTTAAAGAAATGACTCATCCTGAAAACAGGTAA
- a CDS encoding mobilome CxxCx(11)CxxC protein encodes MQESADSRRNKLLQIRSNALSADYIYSSELSRINWITNAITVLAIVVPIITTFSLVLAKDTSYATWLNTFSFIFSGFLLCLSVLALIFRLEHKKELYLISRRANIYISNEASELLENSSVDPRWFYKYVSDQDARDKENISNIREKRRQEAYRYSIKLLHPGDSGVVCSVCGSSPYIFKKGACQLCGNTPSITGEKNVK; translated from the coding sequence TTGCAAGAAAGTGCCGATAGTAGACGCAATAAGCTATTGCAGATTCGCTCTAACGCGCTTTCTGCTGACTATATTTATTCGTCTGAGTTGTCTAGAATTAACTGGATCACAAACGCGATAACTGTCTTGGCAATAGTTGTACCAATTATCACTACTTTCTCATTGGTGCTAGCCAAAGATACGAGTTACGCCACATGGCTTAATACATTTTCGTTTATTTTTTCAGGCTTTTTATTATGCCTATCAGTGCTCGCTCTGATTTTTCGACTAGAGCACAAGAAAGAGCTTTATCTGATTTCTCGAAGAGCCAATATTTACATTAGCAATGAAGCTAGCGAGCTTCTTGAAAACTCCTCAGTAGATCCACGATGGTTCTACAAATATGTGTCAGATCAGGATGCCCGTGACAAGGAAAATATAAGTAACATCAGGGAGAAGAGGAGGCAAGAGGCATACCGTTATTCAATAAAACTCCTCCACCCAGGCGACAGTGGTGTGGTGTGCTCCGTTTGCGGGTCTTCACCTTATATTTTTAAAAAGGGGGCGTGCCAACTTTGCGGTAATACGCCTTCAATAACTGGAGAGAAAAATGTCAAATAA
- a CDS encoding phage integrase N-terminal SAM-like domain-containing protein: MQLVERVKATLRVKRYSLRTEKTYCYWIRFFIRFHNLRHPAALSGHEVR; encoded by the coding sequence ATGCAACTGGTGGAACGCGTCAAGGCGACCCTGCGGGTCAAGCGCTATAGCCTCCGTACTGAGAAAACCTATTGCTACTGGATTCGCTTTTTCATTCGATTTCACAACTTGCGGCACCCTGCCGCCCTGTCAGGCCATGAAGTGCGGTAA
- the tenA gene encoding thiaminase II has protein sequence MGYRFADLTNACHDDWRAYIEHDFVRQLGTAALPDASFRHYLKQDYLFLIHFARAYALAAYKSPTLADLRQAHEGLKAIVDVELGLHVGFCQEWGISEQELAELPEARATLAYTRYVLDTGNRGDLLDLHVALAPCLVGYGEIANWLNAQPSTLRGSQNPFDAWIAMYESEEFQAAMQAELEWLNARLADVTPARFAELSKIFRDATRLEIDFWQMGLDLIDSDLTDQDPTH, from the coding sequence ATGGGCTACCGCTTTGCTGATCTTACTAATGCCTGCCATGACGACTGGCGCGCCTATATTGAGCACGATTTTGTCCGCCAGCTGGGTACCGCCGCGCTACCAGACGCATCGTTTCGCCACTATTTGAAACAGGATTACCTGTTTTTGATTCACTTCGCCCGCGCCTACGCGTTGGCCGCCTATAAAAGCCCTACGCTGGCTGATCTGCGCCAGGCCCATGAAGGTTTAAAAGCCATTGTGGATGTGGAGCTGGGCCTGCACGTGGGCTTTTGCCAGGAGTGGGGAATTTCCGAGCAAGAGCTGGCGGAGCTTCCCGAAGCCAGGGCTACCTTGGCGTATACCCGCTACGTATTAGACACCGGCAATCGCGGCGACCTGCTCGATTTACACGTAGCGCTAGCTCCTTGCTTAGTGGGCTACGGCGAAATCGCCAACTGGCTGAACGCTCAGCCTTCTACCCTACGCGGCAGCCAAAACCCGTTTGATGCCTGGATAGCGATGTACGAAAGCGAGGAGTTTCAGGCCGCTATGCAGGCCGAGCTTGAATGGCTCAACGCCCGCCTGGCCGATGTTACCCCTGCCCGCTTTGCCGAGCTGAGCAAGATCTTCCGCGACGCCACGCGACTGGAAATCGATTTCTGGCAGATGGGTCTGGATCTGATAGACAGCGATCTGACAGACCAAGATCCCACCCATTAA